Proteins from a genomic interval of Kribbella aluminosa:
- the ypfJ gene encoding KPN_02809 family neutral zinc metallopeptidase produces MKFNPDADLDTSGVEDTRGSGGGGRGGLPGGVIPVGGGIGGLILLVVILLLSGGLPGGGGSDEPVTQNTAAGNLSSCTKGTDLQSNSDCRFVFYQNSIENFWAAELPRHGKKYTRAPLRVFDGSVNTGCGPATSAVGPFYCPPDQRVYLDLGFFQTLQTDLGAKGGEFAEAYVVAHEYGHHIQNLYGILDRIKTRNGPTSDSVRSELQADCFAGIWTNHATTVPGKNGKPLIIGLTQDDIERGLDAAASVGDDRIQQKTQGQVTPESFSHGTAAQRMRWFKAGMDSGDLTACDTWSARSL; encoded by the coding sequence GTGAAATTCAATCCGGATGCGGATCTCGACACCAGCGGTGTCGAGGACACCCGCGGTAGCGGTGGCGGGGGTCGCGGCGGGCTGCCGGGCGGGGTGATCCCGGTCGGCGGCGGCATCGGCGGCCTGATCCTGCTGGTCGTCATCCTGCTCCTGAGCGGCGGTCTGCCAGGCGGAGGTGGCAGTGACGAGCCGGTCACGCAGAACACGGCAGCGGGCAACCTCAGCTCCTGCACGAAGGGCACCGACCTGCAGTCGAACTCGGACTGCCGGTTCGTCTTCTACCAGAACTCGATCGAGAACTTCTGGGCCGCGGAGCTCCCCCGGCACGGGAAGAAGTACACCCGCGCCCCGCTGCGGGTCTTCGACGGCTCGGTGAACACCGGCTGCGGCCCGGCGACCAGCGCGGTCGGCCCGTTCTACTGCCCGCCCGACCAGCGCGTGTACCTGGACCTCGGCTTCTTCCAGACGCTGCAGACCGATCTCGGCGCGAAGGGCGGCGAGTTCGCGGAGGCGTACGTCGTCGCGCACGAGTACGGCCACCACATCCAGAACCTGTACGGCATCCTGGACCGGATCAAGACCCGGAACGGCCCGACGTCGGACTCGGTCCGCTCCGAACTCCAGGCCGACTGCTTTGCCGGCATCTGGACCAACCACGCCACCACGGTCCCCGGCAAGAACGGCAAGCCGCTGATCATCGGCCTCACCCAGGACGACATCGAACGCGGCCTGGACGCCGCCGCATCCGTCGGCGACGACCGCATCCAGCAGAAGACCCAGGGCCAGGTCACCCCGGAAAGCTTCAGCCACGGCACCGCCGCCCAACGCATGCGCTGGTTCAAGGCCGGCATGGACTCCGGCGACCTAACCGCCTGCGACACCTGGTCGGCCCGCTCCCTCTGA
- a CDS encoding type II secretion system F family protein, translating into MTWAFITGAIAGLGVYVLVRMFIRPRANVLSTIARIDAGRGGFAGGATTSAAGERVLGGVDRARETLGRRLEAEANARGWAFGKLRRDLAVMNQPFAAMLATKVFFALGAMVFIPIVLFLFSAIGLTAPSATPAIVTLAFMGVAFFLPDLALRQEAEKRRRDFRHVVGSFLDLVAMNLAGGRGLPEALMTASTIGEHWAMARIRQALANARLIGITPWDAMARLGEDLGVEELRDLASALALAGDEGAKIRSSLLARAASLRRKELADVEGKAGERSQSMLVAQLVMIAAFFLFLAFPAGVAILGS; encoded by the coding sequence ATGACGTGGGCCTTCATCACCGGCGCGATCGCCGGGCTCGGCGTGTACGTGCTGGTGCGGATGTTCATCAGGCCACGGGCCAACGTGCTGTCCACGATCGCCCGGATCGACGCCGGCCGCGGCGGCTTCGCCGGCGGGGCCACCACGAGTGCGGCCGGCGAGCGGGTGCTCGGCGGCGTCGACCGGGCCCGGGAGACGCTCGGCCGCCGGCTGGAGGCCGAGGCGAACGCCCGCGGCTGGGCGTTCGGCAAGCTCCGCCGGGACCTCGCGGTGATGAACCAGCCGTTCGCCGCGATGCTCGCCACCAAGGTGTTCTTCGCGCTCGGCGCGATGGTCTTCATCCCGATCGTGCTGTTCCTGTTCTCCGCGATCGGCCTGACCGCTCCCAGCGCGACACCGGCGATCGTGACGCTCGCCTTCATGGGCGTGGCGTTCTTCCTGCCGGACCTGGCCCTGCGCCAGGAGGCGGAGAAGCGGCGGCGGGACTTCCGGCACGTGGTCGGCAGCTTCCTGGACCTGGTCGCGATGAACCTGGCCGGCGGCCGCGGCCTGCCGGAGGCGCTGATGACCGCATCCACGATCGGTGAGCACTGGGCGATGGCCCGGATCCGGCAGGCGCTGGCGAACGCGCGGCTGATCGGCATCACGCCGTGGGACGCGATGGCCCGGCTCGGCGAGGACCTGGGCGTCGAGGAACTGCGGGACCTGGCGTCGGCGCTCGCACTGGCCGGCGACGAGGGCGCGAAGATCCGGTCGTCGCTGCTCGCCCGGGCGGCGTCGCTGCGCCGCAAGGAGCTGGCCGACGTCGAAGGCAAGGCCGGCGAACGGTCCCAGTCGATGCTGGTCGCGCAGCTGGTGATGATCGCGGCCTTCTTCCTGTTCCTGGCCTTCCCGGCAGGCGTGGCGATCCTAGGCAGTTGA
- the abc-f gene encoding ribosomal protection-like ABC-F family protein — MITVSNLEVRVGARQLLAPASFRVGPGDKVGLVGRNGAGKTTLTKILAGEGLPASGSVTSSGEIGYLPQDPRTGDLDMLARDRILSARGLDDVVRRLRSAEKSMASDDEKTRAKGMRRYERAEADLHAAGGYAAESEAARIAANLGLPDRVLGQPLSTLSGGQRRRVELARILFAQAGTLLLDEPTNHLDADSIIWLRDFLKSYAGGVIMISHDVNLLEETVTRVFHLDANRAEIDVYNVGWKAYLSQRETDERRRKRERANAEKKATQLVDQANKMRAKATKAAAAQQMLRRAERLMSSLEDERQTDRVAKISFPTPAPCGKTPLMARELSKSYGSLEIFTDVDLAIDKGSRVVVLGLNGAGKTTLLRILGGIEKADTGEVIDGHGLKLGYYAQEHETLDVNRTVLENMKSAAPDLNETQARSVLGSFLFTGDDSDKPASVLSGGEKTRLALATLVVSAANVLLLDEPTNNLDPASRAEVLNAIRSYTGAIVLVTHDEGAVEALEPERVVLLPDGVEDLWTNEYADLVSLA, encoded by the coding sequence ATGATCACTGTTTCCAATCTCGAGGTTCGCGTCGGTGCCCGGCAGTTGCTGGCGCCCGCGTCGTTCCGGGTCGGCCCGGGTGACAAGGTCGGGCTGGTCGGCCGTAACGGTGCCGGCAAGACCACGTTGACCAAGATCCTCGCCGGCGAAGGGCTGCCGGCCTCCGGGTCGGTGACCTCGTCGGGCGAGATCGGCTACCTGCCGCAGGATCCGCGCACCGGCGACCTCGACATGCTGGCCCGGGACCGGATCCTGTCCGCCCGCGGGCTGGACGATGTCGTACGGCGGTTGCGCAGCGCCGAGAAGTCGATGGCCAGCGACGACGAGAAGACCCGCGCCAAGGGCATGCGGCGGTACGAGCGTGCCGAGGCGGACCTGCACGCCGCCGGTGGGTACGCCGCCGAGTCCGAGGCGGCCCGGATCGCGGCCAACCTCGGCCTCCCGGACCGGGTCCTCGGCCAGCCGCTGTCCACCCTGTCCGGCGGTCAGCGGCGGCGCGTCGAGCTGGCCCGGATCCTGTTCGCGCAGGCCGGGACGCTGCTGCTCGACGAGCCGACCAACCACCTGGACGCGGACTCGATCATCTGGCTGCGGGACTTCCTCAAGTCGTACGCCGGTGGCGTGATCATGATCAGCCACGACGTGAATCTGCTGGAGGAGACCGTCACCCGGGTCTTCCACCTGGACGCGAACCGCGCCGAGATCGACGTCTACAACGTCGGCTGGAAGGCGTACCTGAGCCAGCGCGAGACCGACGAGCGGCGCCGCAAGCGCGAGCGCGCGAACGCCGAGAAGAAGGCCACCCAGCTGGTCGACCAGGCGAACAAGATGCGCGCCAAGGCGACCAAGGCGGCGGCCGCCCAGCAGATGCTGCGCCGCGCCGAGCGGTTGATGTCCTCGCTGGAGGACGAGCGCCAGACCGACCGGGTCGCGAAGATCTCGTTCCCGACGCCGGCGCCGTGCGGCAAGACGCCGTTGATGGCGCGCGAGCTGTCGAAGTCGTACGGCTCGCTGGAGATCTTCACCGACGTCGACCTGGCGATCGACAAGGGTTCCCGGGTCGTGGTCCTCGGGCTGAACGGTGCCGGCAAGACCACACTGCTGCGCATCCTCGGCGGGATCGAGAAGGCCGACACCGGCGAGGTCATCGACGGCCACGGCCTCAAGCTCGGGTACTACGCCCAGGAGCACGAGACGCTCGACGTGAACCGGACCGTGCTGGAGAACATGAAGTCCGCGGCCCCGGATCTGAACGAGACGCAGGCGCGCAGTGTGCTCGGCTCGTTCCTGTTCACCGGCGACGACTCCGACAAGCCCGCCAGCGTGCTCTCCGGTGGTGAGAAGACCCGTCTCGCCCTCGCGACCCTGGTCGTCTCCGCGGCGAACGTCCTGCTCCTCGACGAGCCGACCAACAACCTCGACCCGGCGTCCCGGGCAGAGGTGCTGAACGCGATCCGCTCGTACACCGGCGCGATCGTGCTCGTCACCCACGACGAGGGCGCGGTCGAGGCCCTCGAGCCCGAACGCGTCGTCCTGCTCCCCGATGGCGTCGAGGACCTGTGGACGAACGAGTACGCCGACCTGGTCTCGCTTGCCTGA
- a CDS encoding TadE/TadG family type IV pilus assembly protein — protein MPAPDHLRSRLVEFLRIDAPRPHRRFARGALSPAVAILAVMIFTLAGLVIDGGRQLGARSRAVGYAQEAARVGAAAIQLNSAEAKIDTAKAATAIAGFCGQVQSNDPAVTSCGPTTLTDKEVDIQVDIQNRTTFLGLIGKQSLKAVGTGQAHAEQGVNKADDSPTIPSIVVNTSPDGPGNIPITTAVPPTIDLPCPTWTVGSPRPTWTLTPFPFPATCSPNVTPTPTPGPSGTPTTTPTTPPKSVPTGRPKPSKTPRR, from the coding sequence GTGCCGGCTCCTGACCACCTGAGGTCGCGGCTCGTCGAGTTCCTGCGGATCGACGCACCGCGGCCGCACCGGCGGTTCGCGCGCGGCGCACTGAGCCCCGCCGTGGCGATCCTCGCGGTGATGATCTTCACGCTGGCCGGCCTGGTGATCGACGGCGGCCGGCAACTCGGCGCCCGGTCCCGCGCGGTCGGCTACGCGCAGGAGGCCGCCCGGGTCGGCGCCGCCGCCATCCAGCTGAACTCGGCCGAGGCGAAGATCGACACCGCCAAGGCCGCCACCGCGATCGCCGGGTTCTGCGGCCAGGTGCAGTCCAACGATCCGGCCGTGACCTCCTGCGGCCCGACCACGCTGACCGACAAGGAGGTCGACATCCAGGTCGACATCCAGAACCGGACGACCTTCCTCGGCCTGATCGGCAAACAGTCCCTGAAGGCGGTCGGCACCGGCCAGGCGCACGCCGAACAGGGCGTCAACAAGGCCGACGACAGCCCGACCATCCCGTCGATCGTGGTGAACACGAGCCCCGACGGCCCGGGCAACATCCCGATCACCACCGCGGTCCCGCCGACCATCGACCTGCCGTGCCCGACCTGGACCGTCGGCTCCCCACGCCCGACCTGGACGCTGACCCCGTTCCCGTTCCCGGCCACCTGCTCTCCGAACGTGACCCCGACGCCGACGCCGGGTCCGTCCGGGACACCGACCACGACGCCGACCACCCCGCCCAAGTCCGTGCCTACCGGCCGCCCCAAGCCCTCTAAGACGCCTCGGCGCTAG
- a CDS encoding TadE family protein, translating into MRLGRGRRRKRSERGVSTLELAILAPAILALIFISIQTALWLYGRSVALNAAQEGVSRLRLVQPTVYTDAVGEKVRSDIQSYAQQLGGTTLQNTAVPFPSYNSPQGMVSFTVTGDTVSLVPGLKLTVSRTATGPIEQFQADK; encoded by the coding sequence ATGCGGCTGGGGCGCGGCAGGCGGCGGAAACGGTCCGAGCGGGGAGTCAGCACGCTGGAGCTGGCCATCCTCGCGCCGGCCATCCTCGCGCTGATCTTCATCTCGATCCAGACCGCCCTCTGGCTGTACGGACGGTCCGTCGCGCTGAACGCCGCACAGGAAGGCGTGTCCCGCCTGCGGCTCGTGCAGCCGACGGTCTACACCGACGCGGTGGGGGAGAAGGTGCGTTCGGACATCCAGTCCTACGCCCAGCAGCTGGGCGGTACGACGTTGCAGAACACCGCCGTGCCGTTCCCGTCGTACAACAGCCCGCAGGGCATGGTCTCGTTCACCGTCACCGGTGACACCGTCTCGCTGGTGCCCGGCCTGAAGCTGACGGTGAGCCGGACCGCCACCGGCCCGATCGAGCAGTTCCAAGCCGACAAGTGA
- a CDS encoding type II secretion system F family protein: MTNETLAALVCGAVVGGAVLLLIVAIRGTEPKDETPSLFRNRSAENRKNMIRLGAGVATGLLVLVVTRWLVLAVALGLLAGMADRFFGGSGEERRAIDRLEALATWTEALRDTIAGAVGLEQAIPATAVNAAPAIKPGLNLLVDRLRIREPLPSALMRFADDLDDPSADLIVAALVLNARLRGPGLREVLSALADSAREELDVRRKVAAERRSTRRSVQVVVAITLIMAAGLVLFNPTYMAPYTSFIGQVVLAVVIGLYALGLIWLRRLAKIEVPERFLIGVSKDHGYHRPGDERMEVVNG, translated from the coding sequence ATGACCAACGAGACCTTGGCGGCGCTGGTCTGCGGCGCGGTGGTGGGCGGCGCCGTACTGCTGCTGATCGTCGCGATCCGCGGTACCGAGCCGAAGGACGAGACGCCCTCGCTGTTCCGGAACCGGAGCGCCGAGAACCGCAAGAACATGATCCGGCTGGGCGCCGGTGTCGCGACCGGCCTGCTGGTGCTGGTGGTGACCCGCTGGCTGGTGCTCGCGGTCGCCCTGGGCCTGCTGGCCGGGATGGCGGACCGGTTCTTCGGCGGCAGCGGCGAGGAGCGCCGGGCGATCGACCGGCTGGAGGCGCTGGCCACCTGGACCGAGGCGCTCCGCGACACCATCGCCGGTGCGGTCGGCCTGGAGCAGGCCATCCCGGCCACCGCGGTGAACGCCGCCCCCGCGATCAAGCCCGGCCTGAACCTGCTGGTCGACCGGCTGCGGATCCGGGAACCGTTGCCGTCAGCACTGATGCGGTTCGCCGACGACCTCGACGACCCGTCCGCGGACCTGATCGTCGCGGCCCTGGTACTGAACGCCCGGCTCCGCGGACCCGGCCTGCGGGAGGTGCTCAGCGCGCTGGCGGACTCGGCCCGCGAGGAGCTCGACGTCCGCCGGAAGGTCGCGGCCGAACGCCGGTCCACCCGGCGCAGCGTGCAGGTGGTGGTCGCGATCACGCTGATCATGGCGGCCGGCCTGGTGCTGTTCAACCCGACGTACATGGCGCCGTACACGAGCTTCATCGGGCAGGTCGTGCTGGCCGTGGTGATCGGCCTGTACGCGCTCGGCCTGATCTGGCTGCGGCGGCTGGCGAAGATCGAGGTACCGGAGCGGTTCCTGATCGGCGTCTCCAAGGACCACGGATATCACCGCCCGGGTGACGAGCGGATGGAGGTGGTGAACGGATGA
- a CDS encoding CpaF family protein, with the protein MSADQELVRRLRVQVAERLNEQRRRDQVNGVPPMSAEDEREYARSLIVQVLEDHARYELAEGRTPPTPDDDAQIAGAIHSALFGVGRLQPLIDDPDVENIDINGCDQVFVQYGDGREETPGPVAESDEELIELIQVLAAHAGLTSRPFDSANPQLDLRLPDGSRLSAVMGVTSRPAVSIRRARLGRVFLKDLVANGTMTDDVGSFLRAAVAARKNIMIAGATNSGKTTMLRALANEIQPHERLVTVERSLELGLGEFKDLHPNVVAFEERLPNSEGVGEVTMADLVRRSLRMNPSRVIVGEVLGDEIVTMLNAMSQGNDGSLSTIHSNSSMEVFNRISTYAIQASERLPMDATQMLISGALDFVVFVRRHNDYQRGGGVSRYIESIREVTGWDGRVLSGEVFAPGPDGRAAAHAPIACMNELEHFGYQPLVHGTWA; encoded by the coding sequence ATGAGCGCAGACCAGGAGCTGGTTCGGCGCTTGCGGGTCCAGGTCGCCGAGCGGCTGAACGAGCAGCGCCGCCGCGACCAGGTGAACGGCGTACCGCCGATGAGCGCGGAGGACGAGCGGGAGTACGCGCGGTCGCTGATCGTGCAGGTGCTCGAGGACCACGCGCGGTACGAGCTGGCCGAGGGGCGGACGCCGCCGACGCCGGACGACGACGCGCAGATCGCCGGCGCGATCCACTCCGCGCTGTTCGGGGTCGGCCGGCTGCAGCCGCTGATCGACGACCCCGACGTCGAGAACATCGACATCAACGGCTGCGACCAGGTCTTCGTGCAGTACGGCGACGGCCGCGAGGAGACGCCCGGCCCGGTGGCCGAGAGCGACGAGGAACTGATCGAGCTGATTCAGGTACTGGCCGCGCACGCCGGCCTGACCAGCCGTCCGTTCGACTCCGCGAACCCGCAGCTGGACCTGCGGCTGCCGGACGGCTCCCGGCTGTCGGCCGTGATGGGCGTGACGTCGCGGCCCGCGGTGTCGATCCGCCGGGCCCGGCTCGGCCGGGTGTTCCTCAAGGACCTGGTTGCCAACGGCACCATGACCGACGACGTCGGCTCGTTCCTCCGGGCGGCGGTCGCGGCCCGGAAGAACATCATGATCGCCGGCGCGACGAACTCCGGGAAGACCACGATGCTGCGGGCGCTGGCCAACGAGATCCAGCCGCACGAGCGGCTGGTCACCGTCGAGCGCTCGCTCGAGCTCGGGCTCGGGGAGTTCAAGGACCTGCACCCGAACGTGGTCGCGTTCGAGGAACGGCTGCCGAACTCCGAAGGCGTCGGCGAGGTGACGATGGCCGATCTGGTCCGGCGATCGCTGCGCATGAACCCGAGTCGCGTCATCGTCGGTGAGGTGCTCGGCGACGAGATCGTCACGATGCTGAACGCGATGAGCCAGGGGAACGACGGCTCGCTGTCGACGATCCACTCGAACAGCTCGATGGAGGTGTTCAACCGGATCAGCACGTACGCCATCCAGGCGAGCGAGCGGCTGCCGATGGACGCCACCCAGATGCTGATCTCCGGAGCGCTCGACTTCGTGGTGTTCGTCCGCCGGCACAACGACTACCAGCGCGGCGGCGGCGTCAGCCGGTACATCGAGAGCATCCGCGAGGTGACCGGCTGGGACGGGCGGGTGCTGTCCGGCGAGGTGTTCGCGCCGGGACCGGACGGCCGGGCCGCGGCGCACGCGCCGATCGCGTGCATGAACGAGCTCGAGCACTTCGGGTACCAGCCGCTCGTGCACGGAACCTGGGCGTGA
- a CDS encoding TadE/TadG family type IV pilus assembly protein, which yields MQLRRRRERGTMALEMVILAPVLLALFMFLLACGRYFQTSSLLEGAARDGARGASQSRSVQEAQGRVDQAVSDALGQAVKSCKETASGSITTGFVAGSPLSVEVTCTINYRDLGLLGLGGDTKITKRFTSSLDPYRGVRGAGS from the coding sequence ATGCAGCTTCGGCGGCGCCGTGAGCGCGGCACGATGGCGCTGGAGATGGTGATCCTCGCGCCGGTGCTGCTGGCGCTGTTCATGTTCCTGCTCGCCTGCGGCCGGTACTTCCAGACCTCCTCACTGCTGGAGGGTGCAGCCCGCGACGGTGCTCGCGGCGCCAGCCAGTCGCGGTCGGTCCAGGAGGCGCAGGGCCGGGTCGACCAGGCCGTCAGCGACGCGCTGGGCCAAGCGGTGAAGTCCTGCAAGGAGACCGCGAGCGGCTCGATCACCACCGGGTTCGTTGCCGGGTCGCCGTTGTCCGTCGAGGTCACGTGCACGATCAACTACCGCGACCTGGGCCTGCTCGGGCTCGGTGGCGACACCAAGATCACCAAGCGCTTCACGTCGTCGCTCGACCCGTACCGGGGGGTGCGCGGTGCCGGCTCCTGA
- a CDS encoding enoyl-CoA hydratase/isomerase family protein, protein MTGLRLSVDGAVARVVLDRPEVRNAQTPRMWSELADFGTSLPDGVRVVIVSGEGPSFSAGLDRRLIMGENDLGEEPLLNLGAKPTAEVLELIAHFQSGFSWLRRPEIVSIAAVQGHAVGAGFQLALACDLRVVTPDARFSMREPSLGLVPDLGGTKPLVELVGYSRALEICATTRWVEAAEAKELGLANIVVPADELEATVKDLSDAVLGPLPGAIRETKALLLGAADRTYDDQLKAEREAQERRLKELLAAFGSGS, encoded by the coding sequence ATGACTGGTCTGCGACTGAGTGTCGACGGTGCGGTGGCCCGGGTGGTGCTGGATCGGCCCGAGGTGCGGAACGCCCAGACGCCCCGGATGTGGAGCGAGCTGGCGGACTTCGGTACGTCGCTGCCGGACGGCGTCCGCGTGGTGATCGTGTCGGGGGAGGGGCCGTCGTTCTCGGCCGGGCTCGACCGGCGGCTGATCATGGGCGAGAACGACCTCGGCGAAGAGCCGCTGCTGAACCTCGGCGCCAAGCCGACCGCCGAGGTCCTGGAGCTGATCGCGCACTTCCAGTCCGGCTTCTCCTGGCTGCGGCGGCCGGAGATCGTCAGCATCGCGGCCGTCCAGGGGCACGCGGTCGGCGCCGGCTTCCAGCTCGCGCTGGCCTGCGACCTGCGGGTGGTGACCCCCGACGCGCGGTTCAGCATGCGCGAGCCGTCGCTCGGCCTGGTCCCGGACCTCGGCGGCACGAAGCCGCTCGTCGAGCTCGTCGGGTACTCCCGGGCCCTCGAGATCTGCGCCACCACCCGCTGGGTCGAGGCGGCCGAGGCGAAGGAGCTCGGCCTCGCGAACATCGTCGTACCGGCGGACGAGCTGGAGGCGACGGTCAAGGACTTGTCCGACGCCGTGCTCGGCCCGCTGCCGGGCGCGATCCGCGAGACCAAGGCATTGCTCCTCGGCGCCGCGGACCGCACGTACGACGACCAGCTCAAGGCCGAGCGTGAGGCCCAGGAGCGCCG